TTTTGTTTTGGTCAATTAAGAATTTGATGACTTTATTGATGTTTGGtttaaaaattggaaaaatggtTCAATACCATATCGATTTGTGAATGTATATGGAGGTTGTGAATCGAGGAAATGACTTGTGAATGTATATGGAGACTTGATAAATAGTTATACTTGAATCTATGGAGACTAGAATAAAGTTGTGATATTAAGTCGATGACTGAGTGATTGGTACGTTATGTTGATACATGATCACATTATtattcataaaacctttttcaATGTATAGTATATTAATCAttccaacaacaacaataaaacttattattattattattccaaAGAAATACATATAGTATACTTATCATTCCGACAAcgacaataaaacaaaataagacaaagaaacaacaaaataaaaatgcgCTCTCCAAGAGCCCTAACTTCTCCACTGAGAATCATACTTTGCTTGTTTTATGTCGAAGAGTCACAGCCTCAATGTCAAGTCGATGGAACCACTCTCGGTTGCAGTATCTTGCGACGGTCTCCGTTGCTCCAGCTGGCAAAGAAGCGGAAGCGTACGAGAACTTTCCGATGCCATCGCCGGAAAAAAATTAATCAGCTTCGGCTTCTCCTGCTGGCCAAACAAAAAGTTAGAATTGTTGGCCGGAGTGTTAGCCGGACATCCTTTAAGAAACATCCCTTGTTCATCTATATGACCACTACGGTAATAATTCAAGTAGAAACCATTCCTCCCCGACATAGCATGATTAGGGTTCGGGTAGTGGTGGCGGAAGATGGTGGGTGCGGCGGCCGCAGAGGAAGAGAAGGTGGGGAAATGATGATTGGAGTGAAAAGTGTTGCAGTGTGAGATTAGATCCTGAGGTGTTAAGAAGATCCGGTTACAAAGGGAACATTTTTGGGGTTTTGAAACATGCATGAAATCCTTTCTCATGCTAAACCCACCTATCATTTTctgtatatatatctttatatgtatttataaatgaagatgCAAGAGATTGAAACACATCTATTGAActatttatatacaaatttatgtGTAAAAGTGAGGAGATGCATGCATGATGCCAACCCTATTTTgaggaaaatatatttacatgtttGTTAATATTGTCTTAATTTGATATgatattgatgatgatgaagaattTGAATTACATGCCAGCATGTATTGACTTTTATTcacattttttagaaaaaaatattttctatagaagaaaaaaatatatgtatatatatatatagatgtgtCTAATCATATAAAGAAGTCACCATTTTAAGTAAAACTGGATAGGTATGGTGTGTTCAATGCTAgttaaaattttggagtagtAAATGTTTTCATTTTGGGAAGGATATTAATGGGAGGTAAATTATTTGTTGGCAATGAATCCACCACCTTTGGgaattttagatttatttttgttgtacATTTTCAAGAAATACATTTCTTAATTGCTCCTCtgtataatatttcttttagtAAAATTGCAATTAGTCATTTggaaaatattaacaaaaatgaatTATATGTTCCTGGTCTTCTATGTGGATATATTATTGACCAAGTATAACGACTTATACATCTAGAGTATGACTGGTGAccaagtgaatgaagaggaatactatgtttttatttaacatAATCTAAAGACTGAAACTCTGAAAGacttaaataaaatcaaaagcaGCATCCAaagaggattttttttttattttaataaaaacaatgattaattttagtatttatataatattgctTATGAGGTACAAATCAActacaaaaatcaaaataaaactatatgaaaACTTGTGGGAATAAAacaatttcttttctttttcttcttctgcttttcATTTGATCACTCATTGTCCCTAAGGCTTTCACTGGTGAGCCAAAGTTTCTTCCGGACAATAAAAACCACATTGTTCTCACCATCTTCATTGTCTTGGTCAAGCTCTGAACCTGTAGTTACCTTCTCCGATGCCACAACCTCCCAATGCAGAGCCTTCATATACTTCTTGATTGATTCAACAATGCTCTCCTTatctctgatgatgatgaatcctGTAGGTCTAAGAATCCTATCCATCTCAAGTAATAGATCCTCCACACTGCATCCTTTGCTTTTGATGTCTGAAAAGACAGTCCATGCGTGCAATAGATCGTATGTTCGCGGGTATGTAGAGAAAGCCTCACACCTAACAATAAAGATGAATGGTGATAATGTGAACTATTATTGTTAAAAAGTTAACGATTATGAGGTTTGTACCAGTTATGATTTGTCCCGATTAAACCACGGTCGTAGATCAGTTTAAGAGTGTTGGGACCGTAGGGAGAGACAACGTTCATAACCCATACATCTTTGTCTTTAAGAGCAGCTGCGAAAGAACCCATGTGAGCTTTCATGTCCATTATGTTCCTCACGGtgtttgctttgatttttgaagaCATTAGGTTCCAGTAACTGTCCACTTGCTGTTTCCAAAGCTcctgcaaacaaacaaaaagaaaataaacaaaacaacatGCTTAAACTCTttctttgtgtgttctataaatctATCAAGAGTGAAAAAAGATCATCGCATGTCTTAGTACCGTGTCTTTCTCAAACATATGTGTTGCGTAACCAAAATCTGCAagacgaggaggaggagaagtcATCCTAGCTGGCCAAGGAGCTAACCCACTTCCCTTGGTTTTATGGTCATCTGCAATGTTTAAGAAATCGCTATGCAGTCGTTAGGCGCTACATATGAAATTATTGATTATGCGGATGCTTAGACCAATTTTTTTAGTGTGAAAacccatttttgaaaaaaaaatcggactagaaaaattgttttgttgaGGTCTGACTTGCCGCCTAGACCGACATTTAAAACACTGGTCATCTGTACTAACAAAGAAACATATTACAAAAATGAACTAAGTATGTCTCAAAAAAGAAAGTACTTACGCTTGGAGTAGGGAGTGATGCAAGCTTCCATTGACACACCATAAACAGCATCAGGATCAGCATCTGAGCGACAAAGAGGAGGCTGTGTCCCAGCCTCTCTCTCCAAGTAACAGTCATTACTCAACGGTTTCTGCCAAACAACAGTTTGGTTTCTTTTAGCAGCGATTCTCCAACACATTCTTTCAACAAGGGTACTCATCTCCTTCCATATCCTCAAACTATCTTCGTCTTGCGCGTAAGCTTCAGGGGACGAATAAGCGAAATAGCCTCCAGGTCTTAGCACTCGGTCCAGCTCGAGTAGAAGGATGCCGTCTCTTTGAAGCCAGTCGATCCTACACCGAGAGCAGTGAGCTAGCTCGAATGATCTGCTCGGATAAGGAAGTCTCTTGGTACCTAAAACGCCGAGGTAAGCAGGGATGCCTCTCTCTAGTGCAAACTGGATTTGGTTCTGGTGAACGTCGTTAGGAGCTAATGACATTGCGATAATATCAGATGAGAGAAGGTAAGCTCCGAAACTCGCTACTCCACAACCAACATCAAGAACCGTTCTTAATCTTCCTTCGTCGTTTAATACATCGTTAGAGAAGTTAAGCATCTGCAAGTCACGAAACCAACAGTAACTCATATTTATATTAGATAGTTtagttttttaaatgtttaattataaaattattttgatgaatttttaaaattagataaaaaaaagaatttaaacaAATTTAGGGATTT
The sequence above is drawn from the Brassica napus cultivar Da-Ae chromosome A8, Da-Ae, whole genome shotgun sequence genome and encodes:
- the LOC111200415 gene encoding probable methyltransferase PMT8, with translation MMRGRSDGGQKKRLIASVCVVALFLCFLYMYYDSSSQGASALEYGRSLRKLGSSYLGGDDEDTKQDGSVSNEEDSLVVAKSFPVCDDRHSEIIPCLDRNFIYQMRLKLDLSLMEHYERHCPPPERKFNCLIPPPSGYKVPIKWPKSRDEVWQANIPHTHLAKEKSDQNWMVVKGDKINFPGGGTHFHYGADKYIASIANMLNFSNDVLNDEGRLRTVLDVGCGVASFGAYLLSSDIIAMSLAPNDVHQNQIQFALERGIPAYLGVLGTKRLPYPSRSFELAHCSRCRIDWLQRDGILLLELDRVLRPGGYFAYSSPEAYAQDEDSLRIWKEMSTLVERMCWRIAAKRNQTVVWQKPLSNDCYLEREAGTQPPLCRSDADPDAVYGVSMEACITPYSKHDHKTKGSGLAPWPARMTSPPPRLADFGYATHMFEKDTELWKQQVDSYWNLMSSKIKANTVRNIMDMKAHMGSFAAALKDKDVWVMNVVSPYGPNTLKLIYDRGLIGTNHNWCEAFSTYPRTYDLLHAWTVFSDIKSKGCSVEDLLLEMDRILRPTGFIIIRDKESIVESIKKYMKALHWEVVASEKVTTGSELDQDNEDGENNVVFIVRKKLWLTSESLRDNE